A single region of the Rhodococcus sp. W8901 genome encodes:
- a CDS encoding alanine/glycine:cation symporter family protein gives MDSLVDVVTDINDTYWYVVIALLVGLGLYFTVRSRFVQVRLLPDMLRSVAEPAETLPDGRKGISAFRAFSISAASRVGTGNIAGVAIAISVGGPGAVFWMWVMAIIGAASAFIESTLAQVYKVRDEDGGFHGGPAYYMLHGLRRRWMGVIFAVVITVTYGFVFNAVQTNSIVDAVSTSLDSDGRGIAVAVGLVVAALTAAVIFGGVRRISSVSQVVVPVVAGGYLVLALVVVALNITEVPGMIRLIVENAFGISEVVSGGFAAAFMNGIRRGLFSNEAGMGSAPNAGATAAVSHPVKQGLVQSLGVYFDTLLVCTATAFIILLSNPEYGTRAGASLTQNALSAQLGGWTVHFLTVAIFFLAFTSVIGNYYYGETNIEFLTGSRRVLNGFRALVVVCVFAGAIGSLPLVWGLADLVMGVMATVNLAALLPLSGIAFLLFKHYTSQRAAGKDPSFQRDDLPEISGIQVWDEAPADGRISTHG, from the coding sequence GTGGACTCTCTTGTGGACGTCGTCACCGACATCAACGACACGTACTGGTACGTCGTCATCGCGCTGCTCGTCGGGTTGGGGCTGTACTTCACCGTTCGCTCCCGATTCGTCCAGGTGCGGCTGCTGCCGGACATGTTGCGGTCGGTGGCGGAACCCGCTGAGACGCTTCCCGACGGGCGCAAGGGAATCTCGGCGTTCCGCGCCTTCTCGATCTCCGCGGCGTCCCGCGTGGGGACGGGAAACATCGCCGGCGTCGCGATTGCGATCAGCGTCGGTGGGCCCGGCGCGGTGTTCTGGATGTGGGTGATGGCGATTATCGGCGCCGCGAGCGCATTCATCGAGTCGACGCTCGCACAGGTCTACAAGGTCCGCGACGAGGACGGCGGGTTCCACGGCGGACCGGCCTACTACATGCTGCACGGACTTCGCCGCCGATGGATGGGTGTCATCTTCGCGGTCGTGATCACCGTGACCTACGGCTTCGTCTTCAACGCGGTGCAGACCAACTCGATCGTCGACGCGGTGTCGACCTCGCTCGACTCGGACGGCCGCGGCATCGCGGTGGCCGTCGGACTCGTCGTCGCCGCGCTCACCGCGGCGGTGATCTTCGGCGGCGTGCGCCGGATCTCGTCGGTCTCGCAGGTGGTGGTGCCGGTGGTGGCGGGCGGGTACCTGGTGCTCGCGCTCGTCGTCGTCGCGCTCAACATCACCGAGGTGCCCGGGATGATCCGGCTCATCGTCGAGAACGCGTTCGGCATCAGCGAGGTGGTCAGTGGCGGGTTCGCGGCAGCCTTCATGAACGGCATCCGTCGTGGCCTGTTCTCGAACGAGGCGGGCATGGGCTCGGCGCCGAACGCGGGCGCCACCGCGGCGGTGTCGCACCCGGTCAAGCAGGGACTGGTTCAGAGTCTCGGCGTGTACTTCGACACGCTGCTGGTGTGCACGGCGACGGCGTTCATCATCCTGCTGTCGAATCCCGAGTACGGCACCAGGGCGGGTGCGTCGCTGACCCAGAACGCCCTCAGCGCGCAGCTCGGCGGCTGGACCGTGCACTTCCTCACCGTCGCGATCTTCTTCCTCGCGTTCACCTCGGTGATCGGCAACTACTACTACGGCGAGACCAACATCGAGTTCCTCACCGGGTCCCGGCGCGTGCTCAACGGCTTCCGCGCACTGGTCGTCGTGTGCGTGTTCGCCGGCGCCATCGGTTCGCTGCCGCTCGTGTGGGGGCTGGCCGATCTGGTCATGGGCGTGATGGCGACCGTCAATCTCGCGGCGCTGCTGCCGCTCTCGGGCATCGCGTTCCTGCTCTTCAAGCACTACACCAGTCAGCGTGCGGCCGGCAAGGATCCATCCTTCCAGCGTGACGATCTGCCCGAGATCTCGGGCATCCAGGTGTGGGACGAGGCCCCGGCGGATGGCAGGATCTCCACTCATGGCTGA
- a CDS encoding OsmC family protein — translation MAEQTPAPAPTELWVERTGTRLYTGRSSRGAEVRIGSESVDGVFTPGELLKIALAACSGMSSDFPLSRRLGDDYDATIRVSGAADRENEVYPQLDEVLELDLSELDAEAQERLIALVERSVDKVCTVGRTLKAGTKVTLSITRE, via the coding sequence ATGGCTGAACAGACTCCTGCCCCCGCGCCCACCGAACTGTGGGTGGAGCGCACCGGTACCCGCCTCTACACGGGACGCAGTTCCCGCGGGGCCGAGGTGCGCATCGGATCGGAATCCGTGGACGGGGTCTTCACCCCCGGTGAGCTGCTGAAGATCGCGCTCGCGGCCTGTTCCGGGATGAGCTCCGACTTCCCGCTCTCCCGCCGACTGGGTGACGACTACGACGCGACCATCCGGGTTTCCGGTGCCGCGGACCGCGAGAACGAGGTCTACCCGCAGCTCGACGAGGTTCTCGAACTCGACCTCAGCGAACTCGACGCGGAGGCACAGGAACGCCTCATCGCACTCGTCGAGCGTTCGGTCGACAAGGTCTGCACCGTCGGCCGCACGCTCAAGGCGGGCACGAAGGTGACGCTGTCGATCACGCGGGAGTAG